The Methanophagales archaeon genome window below encodes:
- a CDS encoding UPF0179 family protein: protein MEEGRIVTLIGEKLANEGEEFIFMGTAKKCDECRLKKACANLEVGRRYRVERVREGIKHDCYIHEGGVCVVEVIEPPIKAVIEAKQAVKGSKIVFKTMNCESSPSLLDLCHPAGLMDGDRCTVLDVISDISAGLKLVELKREAK from the coding sequence ATGGAAGAAGGGAGGATAGTAACTCTAATAGGAGAGAAGCTGGCAAACGAGGGTGAGGAGTTCATCTTCATGGGTACGGCGAAGAAGTGCGATGAGTGCAGATTAAAGAAAGCCTGTGCGAACCTCGAAGTGGGGCGAAGATACAGAGTAGAGCGGGTAAGAGAAGGTATAAAGCACGATTGTTATATCCACGAAGGGGGAGTCTGTGTTGTTGAGGTGATAGAACCGCCAATAAAAGCAGTGATTGAAGCGAAACAGGCAGTAAAAGGCTCAAAAATCGTATTCAAAACCATGAATTGCGAATCATCGCCATCACTACTCGATCTATGTCATCCCGCGGGTCTTATGGACGGCGATAGATGCACCGTCCTGGATGTGATAAGCGATATCTCTGCTGGCTTGAAACTGGTGGAACTAAAGAGAGAAGCGAAGTAG
- a CDS encoding methanogenesis marker 12 protein encodes MFIGIDHGTTGIRFAGIEDVDMRILELSREEAARMDAGTIVDKVETGLETRTEEIELIALTYSMGDGFSRIKKIEKVNNRGLSAEGGAGMRVGGGTNVFDAIKNSGIPTIMIPGIHARSESIDQRMRFYSHCASPEKVGVAYHIYKKGFEHFIFSDISSNTVTICVVNGVIIGGIDACIGAPGLYQGPIDLQLIRDIDSGRLSAGDAFANAGVMRKRIAADALATLSLFVAMEISAMRVLTNDYGICISADAIFLTGSEGEKEAMKERVDQLLGVKTRTLTRYSAAIGCAEIARDVYYGKREIMGIKVEL; translated from the coding sequence ATGTTCATAGGTATAGACCACGGAACGACGGGAATACGGTTTGCCGGGATAGAGGATGTGGATATGAGAATCCTCGAGCTATCGCGTGAAGAAGCTGCGAGAATGGATGCTGGGACGATAGTGGATAAGGTGGAAACAGGTCTGGAAACAAGAACAGAGGAAATAGAACTCATTGCATTGACTTATTCGATGGGTGATGGCTTCTCAAGAATAAAAAAGATTGAGAAGGTCAACAACAGGGGATTGAGCGCTGAAGGTGGGGCAGGTATGAGGGTTGGTGGTGGTACGAACGTCTTCGATGCTATAAAGAACTCTGGTATCCCTACTATTATGATACCTGGAATACACGCACGCAGTGAGAGTATAGACCAAAGAATGCGATTCTACTCTCATTGTGCAAGTCCTGAGAAGGTTGGTGTTGCATATCACATATATAAGAAAGGTTTTGAACACTTCATCTTCTCTGATATCAGTTCCAACACAGTAACGATATGCGTGGTGAATGGAGTGATAATAGGGGGAATAGATGCATGCATAGGTGCACCAGGACTTTATCAGGGTCCTATTGACCTACAGTTGATAAGGGATATTGACAGTGGGAGATTGAGTGCAGGCGATGCATTCGCTAATGCCGGTGTCATGCGTAAACGGATAGCTGCCGATGCGTTAGCTACATTATCATTATTCGTGGCAATGGAAATCTCTGCGATGCGTGTGCTCACGAATGACTATGGTATATGTATATCCGCTGATGCAATCTTCTTAACAGGTTCAGAGGGAGAGAAGGAGGCGATGAAAGAGCGGGTAGACCAGCTTCTGGGTGTAAAGACACGAACATTAACGAGATACAGTGCAGCAATAGGATGCGCAGAGATAGCAAGGGATGTATATTATGGTAAGAGGGAGATAATGGGGATAAAAGTGGAGTTATAG
- a CDS encoding translation initiation factor IF-2 subunit beta has translation MDDHEYEVLLDRALSQLPANIKSNESRFVIPNAKVFIEGKTTIFDNFDAICNYINRRPEYVMKFLLSELGTAGKIEGSRAIFQGRFSHKEIQHQIQRFIHEYVLCWECKKPDTHLSRMERVWVLKCDACGAIRPIAKIKGSSRR, from the coding sequence ATGGATGATCACGAATATGAGGTGCTATTGGATCGGGCTTTGAGCCAATTACCAGCGAATATAAAGAGCAATGAATCCCGGTTTGTCATACCTAACGCAAAGGTCTTCATCGAGGGTAAGACTACCATCTTCGATAATTTTGATGCTATATGCAATTATATAAACAGAAGACCTGAATATGTAATGAAATTCCTGCTCAGTGAACTGGGTACTGCGGGTAAGATAGAAGGAAGCAGAGCGATATTCCAGGGTAGATTCTCTCATAAGGAAATTCAGCATCAAATTCAACGGTTCATACATGAATATGTGTTATGCTGGGAATGTAAGAAGCCAGATACGCACTTATCCAGAATGGAGCGTGTATGGGTATTGAAATGTGATGCATGTGGTGCTATTCGTCCTATAGCGAAGATAAAGGGAAGTAGTAGGAGATAA